The proteins below come from a single Gimesia alba genomic window:
- a CDS encoding putative bifunctional diguanylate cyclase/phosphodiesterase, which yields MNKIPEADEIKNQDRITQDVIPFSWPVIPLIGIIVVIVFGVFVLIYELKQVALTRHVIHVDVARQSLSGKVAIDVLQCRRYEKDVFLNLQNPEKLSAYLKKWQTAWNKLSIDTDFLSRQIANEEELRLQVLLNESVKQYRTHFMSVVAQIDSGEIDSPEQANQAMSPFKDGMRELIMASSRLAVDTATHATKSGSELVWCGGISVAVVFFMTVAPGLILVILFRKYNLRLMTANDQLQTYNAELKQSEELERLARDQAIQAKDEIEDALKKIESQRRELEQSEQQFRTLVNNIPGVTFRSHVDENRTLEFISVTVEELVGYPATDLVHNEVRSFASIIHPEDVAKVNAAIRVAAKEPKSFQVGYRVVRADGQIRFVWEQGQVAADSKYGVMVDGVVFDVTERKKAEIELRKSKEVFERASLLDKLTGLPNRALFHDRLNQVLQKSRRESNSNYAVIFLDFDRFKMVNDSMGHDVGDMLLVEIGTRLRNQLRCTDSISRQVAGHTAGRLGGDEFIILLDGIRNTDEVVTVAERLLIDFARPYNLKNHEVYSTASMGIVIGNKHYKRAEDVIRDADTAMYEAKRMGKSRYVIFDDSMRKRVMREMMLENDLRKAIEHKQLKLFYQPIVSLESGAVCSVEALIRWNHPRHGIISPGEFIPIAEDTQQIIELGEWVLREGCRQYADWAERLEYQTPSMISINLSRKQFACPLLVHTVQRTLEEFQVAPKHIQLEVTEDAFASDIKSAIQAMKDLKAIGVKLAIDDFGIGRSSFASLNQFPVDTLKIDRSLIAEVKRTKGMAAMINSLVVLSENLGIMLIPEGIEEASQVTALQKLGCHFGQGYYFGRPMPAEKLEAYLLKQPNACFNSVPQMA from the coding sequence ATGAACAAAATACCAGAAGCTGATGAAATAAAAAATCAGGATAGAATAACACAAGATGTCATTCCATTTTCTTGGCCAGTCATTCCTCTGATCGGAATCATCGTTGTCATTGTCTTTGGCGTTTTTGTTCTGATCTATGAGCTCAAGCAGGTCGCTCTCACTCGACACGTGATACATGTTGACGTCGCCAGGCAGTCCCTATCCGGTAAAGTGGCGATTGATGTATTGCAGTGCAGGCGTTATGAAAAAGACGTTTTTCTGAATTTGCAGAATCCCGAGAAATTATCCGCTTATCTGAAAAAGTGGCAGACTGCCTGGAACAAGCTTTCCATTGATACTGATTTCCTCAGCAGGCAGATTGCAAATGAGGAAGAATTACGTTTGCAGGTACTGCTGAATGAGTCTGTCAAACAATACCGTACACATTTTATGTCTGTGGTGGCGCAAATCGATTCGGGAGAGATCGATTCACCTGAGCAGGCGAATCAGGCGATGTCCCCTTTTAAAGATGGGATGCGCGAGCTGATTATGGCTTCATCCCGATTGGCTGTCGACACAGCAACCCATGCAACGAAAAGTGGAAGCGAACTTGTCTGGTGCGGAGGAATCAGTGTAGCGGTTGTCTTTTTCATGACTGTTGCACCAGGATTGATTCTGGTCATCTTATTCCGAAAATATAATCTACGACTGATGACCGCCAATGATCAGCTTCAGACTTACAATGCGGAACTGAAGCAAAGTGAAGAACTTGAACGACTGGCTCGGGATCAGGCGATTCAGGCTAAAGATGAAATAGAAGACGCTTTGAAGAAAATTGAGTCACAACGCCGAGAGCTGGAGCAGAGCGAACAGCAGTTTCGAACTCTGGTGAATAATATTCCTGGTGTTACTTTTCGTTCTCATGTAGATGAGAATCGGACATTAGAGTTCATCAGTGTAACGGTCGAAGAACTTGTGGGTTATCCTGCCACTGATCTGGTGCATAATGAAGTTCGGTCTTTTGCCAGTATTATTCACCCTGAAGATGTTGCGAAAGTGAATGCCGCCATTCGCGTTGCTGCAAAAGAGCCGAAGTCGTTTCAAGTCGGCTACCGGGTTGTGCGTGCAGATGGTCAGATTCGATTTGTCTGGGAACAGGGACAGGTTGCCGCTGACAGCAAGTATGGTGTGATGGTAGATGGCGTGGTGTTTGACGTGACCGAACGCAAGAAAGCCGAGATTGAATTGCGCAAAAGTAAGGAAGTCTTTGAACGGGCCTCTCTGCTGGATAAATTAACGGGTTTGCCGAACCGGGCGCTGTTTCATGATCGCTTGAATCAGGTGCTGCAGAAATCCCGTAGAGAGTCAAACTCAAATTACGCAGTGATCTTTCTTGATTTTGACCGATTTAAAATGGTCAATGACAGTATGGGACACGATGTCGGCGATATGTTACTTGTCGAAATCGGAACGCGGTTGCGAAATCAATTGCGCTGTACAGATTCTATCAGCCGTCAAGTTGCTGGACACACTGCGGGAAGGCTAGGCGGTGACGAATTTATTATTCTACTGGATGGGATCAGAAATACAGACGAAGTAGTTACGGTAGCCGAACGTCTGTTGATTGATTTTGCCCGGCCTTACAATCTGAAGAATCACGAAGTCTATTCGACAGCCAGTATGGGCATTGTGATCGGAAATAAGCATTACAAACGCGCGGAAGATGTGATTCGCGATGCCGATACCGCGATGTATGAAGCAAAACGGATGGGGAAAAGTCGCTATGTGATTTTTGATGATTCCATGCGCAAACGCGTGATGCGGGAAATGATGCTGGAAAATGACCTCAGAAAGGCAATCGAACACAAGCAACTCAAATTGTTTTATCAGCCAATTGTATCGTTGGAAAGTGGTGCCGTTTGTAGTGTCGAAGCCTTGATTCGCTGGAATCATCCCAGACACGGAATTATCAGTCCTGGTGAATTCATTCCGATTGCTGAAGATACCCAGCAGATTATTGAACTGGGAGAATGGGTTTTGCGAGAGGGCTGTCGACAATATGCTGACTGGGCAGAACGATTGGAGTATCAAACTCCGTCCATGATCAGCATTAATCTTTCCAGGAAACAATTTGCTTGTCCACTTTTAGTCCATACGGTTCAACGCACTTTAGAAGAGTTTCAAGTTGCCCCCAAGCATATTCAATTGGAAGTGACTGAAGATGCATTTGCCTCTGATATCAAGTCTGCCATTCAGGCGATGAAAGATCTTAAGGCCATCGGAGTAAAACTGGCCATTGACGACTTTGGCATCGGACGCTCGTCATTTGCGTCGTTGAATCAGTTTCCAGTGGACACTCTGAAAATTGATCGTTCCTTGATTGCCGAGGTCAAACGGACCAAAGGCATGGCGGCAATGATCAATTCGCTCGTCGTACTGTCAGAAAATCTGGGCATCATGTTGATTCCGGAAGGGATTGAAGAAGCGAGTCAGGTCACGGCCCTGCAAAAGCTGGGTTGTCACTTTGGACAGGGATATTATTTCGGACGTCCCATGCCGGCAGAGAAATTGGAAGCATATCTGCTAAAGCAGCCAAACGCCTGTTTTAACTCTGTACCGCAAATGGCATAA
- a CDS encoding class I SAM-dependent methyltransferase, whose product MKRRRLFEFGDCQWLPSLLRDYMTDYLRFVSSQFHLFGGALPILKDVLEHTGRTQIVDIASGGGGPWLSLVPELQAQIPDLQIRLTDRYPNQSGMNQVASALTQVVVIESRSIDARAVPSDLAGLRTQFLSLHHFEPAEVVAILKNAMAANQPIAFFEAQQRDVEHLIRFALSPLFVIILTPFIRPFRIWRLVLTYLIPIIPALIFWDGLVSVLRTYTVDEMLTMAKEADPGQQYQWKAEVLECGQIKMPYLAGWPVKSPEPS is encoded by the coding sequence ATGAAACGACGACGTCTGTTTGAGTTTGGCGACTGTCAATGGCTGCCGAGTCTATTGCGGGATTATATGACAGACTATCTGCGGTTTGTGTCGAGTCAGTTTCATCTGTTTGGTGGTGCCCTGCCAATTCTCAAAGACGTTCTGGAGCACACCGGTCGTACACAGATCGTCGACATTGCCTCCGGCGGCGGGGGACCCTGGTTGAGTCTGGTTCCCGAGTTGCAGGCACAGATTCCGGATTTACAGATCAGATTGACGGACCGTTATCCGAATCAGTCCGGTATGAATCAAGTTGCGTCCGCTTTAACACAGGTTGTGGTTATCGAGTCACGAAGCATTGATGCCAGAGCGGTCCCCTCTGATCTGGCGGGTCTGCGCACACAATTTCTCAGTCTGCATCACTTTGAACCGGCAGAGGTCGTCGCGATTCTCAAAAACGCAATGGCAGCTAATCAGCCGATTGCTTTTTTTGAGGCGCAACAACGCGATGTCGAACATCTGATTCGCTTTGCGCTGTCACCGCTGTTTGTGATCATCTTAACTCCATTCATTCGCCCCTTTCGAATCTGGCGGCTTGTGTTGACCTATCTGATTCCGATAATACCCGCACTGATTTTCTGGGATGGCCTGGTTTCTGTATTACGGACTTATACCGTCGATGAAATGTTAACAATGGCGAAAGAAGCCGATCCGGGACAGCAGTATCAATGGAAAGCCGAAGTGCTTGAATGTGGTCAAATCAAAATGCCTTACCTTGCCGGCTGGCCTGTGAAATCTCCCGAACCGTCTTGA